Proteins co-encoded in one Montipora capricornis isolate CH-2021 chromosome 12, ASM3666992v2, whole genome shotgun sequence genomic window:
- the LOC138027619 gene encoding cathepsin L-like: MAHVTLLLVIVFASTTLSDLLIKDNAWHAWKEYYNKIYTSDDEESLRYTIWINNLKKINQHNSDMKKSFTMGMNHLGDMTIKEVHLLLNGYNRKNKETKSHGTDAVTFLPPSNVVLPKEVDWRTQGYVTPVKNQGQCGSCWAFSTTGSLEGQHFKKTGKLVSLSEQNLVDCSDKFGNYGCEGGWMDNAFRYIIANDGIDTEPSYPYVGSDEKCRFNRSDVGADATGYVDVKSGDEDALKMAVATVGPISVAIDALSSSFMLYKGGVYVEPNCSTTFLDHGVLAVGYGTTEEGQDYWLVKNSWGTDWGIKGYIKMARNRQNMCGIATKASYPLV; encoded by the exons ATGGCTCATGTTACTCTTCTATTAGTTATTGTCTTCGCCTCAACCACATTGTCAGATTTGTTGATCAAAGACAATGCATGGCATGCTTGGAAAGAATACTACAACAAGATTTACACTTCAGATGACGAGGAGAGTTTACGTTACACTATCTGGATAAACaaccttaaaaaaatcaatcaGCACAACAGTGACATGAAGAAGTCCTTTACAATGGGAATGAATCATTTAGGGGACATG ACAATCAAAGAGGTGCATTTGTTGTTGAATGGATACAACAGAAAGAATAAGGAAACCAAATCCCATGGCACTGATGCTGTTACTTTCCTGCCACCAAGCAATGTGGTCCTTCCAAAGGAAGTTGATTGGAGAACTCAAGGCTATGTCACACCAGTCAAGAATCAAGGCCAGTGTGGATCATGTTGGGCATTCAGCACT ACGGGATCACTGGAAGGCCAGCACTTCAAGAAAACTGGAAAGCTTGTATCTCTGAGTGAACAAAACCTTGTTGACTGCTCAGACAAGTTTGGCAATTATGGCTGTGAAGGAGGATGGATGGACAATGCATTCCGCTATATCATAGCTAATGATGGAATTGACACAGAACCTTCTTATCCTTATGTTGGCAGT gaTGAGAAATGCCGCTTCAACAGGTCAGATGTTGGTGCAGATGCCACTGGCTATGTTGATGTCAAGTCTGGTGATGAAGATGCCTTAAAGATGGCCGTTGCTACTGTGGGTCCCATCTCTGTGGCAATTGATGCACTTAGTTCGTCATTTATGTTGTACAAAGGTGGTGTCTATGTTGAACCAAACTGCAGCACTACGTTTTTGGATCATGGTGTGTTAGCTGTTGGTTATGGTACCACTGAGGAAGGTCAAGATTATTGGCTTGTTAAAAACAG ttGGGGAACAGACTGGGGAATCAAAGGCTACATCAAAATGGCAAGAAACAGGCAGAACATGTGTGGAATTGCTACAAAGGCAAGCTATCCTTTGGTTTAA